DNA sequence from the Corvus hawaiiensis isolate bCorHaw1 chromosome 6, bCorHaw1.pri.cur, whole genome shotgun sequence genome:
CTATAGGATATGCCAAACCAGTCAAAGCTCTGACCGCTTCTGGGTGTCTATTATTCAATGtatggagaaaagagaagatgaTGAAGGGTGGTTTGATACCACGATGCATTTCAGGGCTTTTGCTATTTTTGACGTTGTTTGCTGCAAAATAGAGCATATGGCCATACCTGCCTCTAGTTCTTGTGGACCCCCTCATGCCGATGTATATTCAACACAAAGGGGCTCATATGGGGCAACCAGACAGTGCTACATAATACAGGAGATGTGAAGAATTTTGAGGCTGGGATGGAACTAGTATGAATTATCCAGTCAACAAAAGGAAGGGAGTGAGCTAGAGtgagaataaaaattatttatactCTACGGTATTTTTGGAAAAGATTTAGTGTGTTTAATTTGAGAGTTCTGGAGATCATTTCCCCTAGCTAATTACAGAATTGGAATCTTCCTTAATAACTCATTGAAGATTAGTGGAAGTGTTAACAGAATACATTATTTTCTTGCATACTTAGCAATGGAAACATGAACATATAAACTGATCAGGCTTTAAGGGGAACATATGCATATGGGGTAATGCTACAGCCGCATCAATGCAGTTCATCTACTAAATGTCCCCTTAGCAGGTCAGGATTAGTTATATTTTATGTCCATGTCATAAATGTAACAGATATACCACTGTGTTCATACCAGCAGTTAAATATCATTCCTTGTTACTAAGTCCCATAGCTACGTGATAATGTCAttggaaattattattattatagtaGACAGGGACTTGCATGACCCCTGCTGGGTTGTCTTTTCCAAACTCTGTAACTGAACCTTGTAATCTACAAAGACCTTTTGAGAGATGAATAATTAAATTCTTACGATCACGCAATTTGCTACAATAGGGCAGAAATTCCTATTTTCGTTTCCTATCCTGTTCCCTGGAAAAGTAGCAAAAGCATGCTGGATTCCCCCTGGCATTTTTACTCCTTGTTGCAAGTTGTGTGACTGAATACAGAGAAATTAATAAGAAATCTTGTCACACTGTTGAAATGAGACAGTTCTCATTGACTTCAAGAGAGTCTTTTAAAACTTCGGTATTTTCTTAAAGAATAATATAACTATTTAGTGAGAAAATACTTTGTCTAAACACAAGTTAGATGCGAAATGTAGGGCTGCCTTATTTGATAaaccatatatatatttatatattataccACAATATAccatacatatatttatataatatagaTATTGTTTCATGAAGCACTTAGTGACAAAAGGAGGATTTAGCGCATAATTTTTGAGGCACACTGCCAAGTGACAGCAATTCTCAATTCAGCAATTGTTTAAAATACCTGTTTACATTGggttatttaaattattaccTATAATTTagcaaaatactgaaagatGGGGAGTAAGTTTTGACTTTACCCAcaaaaaattcagcagaaataTGTCTGGATCCAGTAGAGATCCTCGTTGGGaccagagggaaggggagagctCATAGGGACTGTACAGCCTGACCACAGCCAACTGGTGTAAACTCCGTGAGGCTGCACCAAGCTAAaaggctgcagctgtgcaaaCAGGCAGTGCTGCCAGAATATAGATCTTCCTTCCTTGCTGCCTCTCCATAGTTTCCAACTCCAAACAAATCTGTATCATGCAACAAACCGCAATATGATATTTTACCTGTACAGGCCAGGTGATAAATGGCCTTGCACATCAGCAGCCCTCCTTTACATTAGCAGAAAAGATAGCTGCTTCTATATGTTAGATACTGTCTCCAGGTTTTGTGGCATAATGGGGTAGACAGATCTATTTCCAGACATTTTCCTGTATTCCCTTTGGGAAAGAGAAATTTACGCTCCTTATGCTCTACACATTTTAGTTTGACATGATCATTTTACTTGTCCCCTTTGAAGCAAGGCAGATCTTTTTCACTGCATCATCCATCTACCTCCGAGAAGTAAAATATGGCTCTTAGCAAGATCAGGATACTGTATCCCTCAACAAGACTACTACTAATGAAAATACACCCCCTTAGGCCCTAGCAATAGCAAAGTATGTGCTGATATAAGGATGACATATTTCCTGGTTAGTTGCAAAAAGAATAGTTGTAATTTAccttataaaaatacaaaaggaatCCACcctaaaagagaaaagtagtTTTATTAATTCAGCACTCCTCTCACAACTCCTTAGTAAAAATGTACATATTATTATAAGATAGATACAGTTACatgatgaaattaaaaaatcccaatgGCTCTTAATAAAAATACCATTAAAGCAAGCCACTATTTTTTCAAGTGCTAAGATCTTACAGGAAAAAGACTAAGGAATGACTACACCTAAATAAGGCTTTTACTATTGACAGCAAAAGCTACATTACAGCTTATACATTCATCAGTTATAACATCCACATTTGTGTAATAAAGACTTCTTTATATGTAGAAGTTTAGTTGCCTCACCTGTGGACTGGTACCAGCATTTGTGTGGGAGTAGCTAATCCTCTCTTTCAAAAAGGACTTCTTCAGGAAAAACCCCATGAAGACGCTTCATGAGTGATTTCTTATTTATATAAATGAAAGAACTagaaacaacaataaaaaaaagaggaagagctgTTTTCTGGAGATCAAGCAGacctgttatttttaaatattttgcaggaCTCCTAGAAGCAGCAGTAGGACAGAAGAGCAGATATACAGGTAGGTCGAGTAGACGTACAGCAACTGCCTCTATTTACAGCTGACAAAAGCCTTCAGTTTTGGCACACAGTGTTTTCATCTTTCTGTGCGGTACAAGTTCCTCCGATGAGATTGGActgcccagggcactggtgGCTAACCTGTTTTTCTGAACTGGTTTGCCAGTTTGCTGGTTCAAATACAGCCTAGGAAATTAAAGTCATGGCCTGTGTGAAATGAGCCGGTAATAACCATCAATTACCTGGTAGAGAGGCAAGCCCAGATAGCTCAAATCACGCCCTTGGCTAATAGCTGAGAAGAGAAGCAAGGGAGCAAATGTTTTCATGGACTGAGCTGCATTCTCCTCCTCAGGGACAGAGTCTTAGCTTTGAAGAATAACATGAAAATTTTGGGGCTTCTAGATTATCCCTTCTATTTATAAAGTTTATCTTCTATTCAGCTATAATAAACAAACTCAattgtgaaagagaaaacaaagtgaaGCTGTAGGATTCCAGTGGAATATTAGGCAAAGCCTTGTAAGCATTCCTCAGTAAGATAGCAATAGCAAAGCTGTAGCAACCTCTCTTCTCTCTCAAACCTATCAATCAGATTTGGGGAAAATGGCTCAAGATACTAACTTGACAAGTATGTGCAGAAGCATAGCTTTTGtacatcataaaaaaaaaaccccaggggGCTAAAGGAACAATTCATTTAGTTTGGGTACATTTAAAGCTAGATCCAGTGAAGAACTAGGGGTCTGAACAGCAGGTGATAAAGCTTCCTGATGCAAAATGAATTTCATCTTTCTGGCTTAAAATGCAGGCAGGCAGTGAGAATCTCCATGTACTGACCCATACAGGCAGGTGGCTCGATGCCTCTGCCCTGATGCACCATGGAGAAGAAGGAATGCAGGAGTGACAATTCCAGTaggcagcagagctctgaatACACAGCTGCTACAACACTGTAGACTTTGACTTCGGTGGTGTTAGCACCTCAACACCTTGATTAACTAAAAATCTGACTTCATCTAGAATTAAAGCAACAAGTTCTTGTTTTGTTATGAAAATCTATTTTCCATAAAACCAAGCCTATTGGTACACAAATGGATTGCAATTACTGAGAAACCTTATGTTTTAAAAACCTCAgatcaattatttattttctgctcttttcccatatttttttttccctccatggTATTCAAATACTAgaaatttgtattattttttattcacaaaaccaaaaatactgaCACGGGTTTTTCCAAAGTaaaatctggaaaacaaaatgcacaTATGTGTGCTGTATCTGAATGTACATGTCAGGTAACAGCACACAGAAATAACAGGAGTATGAAAATGAGCAACATGGGGACTGCATTCGGAGGAACAGTTGCAGTGGATCAGTTAAACTCATTCAAGAACAGCGACTGAAGTCAACGCAGGCACCTGATGTATGATGCATTTAGGCCAGCCTGCTGGAAAACCGCGAACTGAATCAGTTTTTGTGAGTGTTAAATCGCCCCTTGTATCGGGAGCTAGGGGGTTGATTGCACAGCCTCACCTAACCAAGAAACCCCCATCCTTCAAGGAAGACATAACTGAAGCTGGACCAGTTTTCTCCGGAAAGCGCTAAGCAACAAGCTAACAAGACGGGCCCGGGCATCTCGAGCACACGGGCCTGACACAGGGCCCGTGACCCCGGTCCCAGAGCTGCGGCTCTGGGCTTCGCCACCCTCTGGCCCCTTCGACAGCGCAGCTGGCACCGTCCTCCCCGCGGCTGGACACCCGCCCGCCGGGCTGGGCAAGCGCTTCCTGGCGGCGCCAGGACCTGCTTGCCCCGGGCCCTCCAACAAACGGAGGATGCCGAGGTCAGCCCCGGCTCCCGACACGTTTCCTCCGGCAGGTCTGGGGGAGGGCCGTGGGAACGGGGTCGGCGCTGGAGAGGGACGGCGCGGGCGGCAGACGCCAGCCCAAGCCGGGTCCGAACGCCACCACAGCCGCCGCGCCCCTCAGCCCGCCGCCGGCATGAGGCGGGCCGGGCCCTGGTGCCTGCTCCTGGCCGCTGCCTCCGCCCTGGCCCGGACCCCGCCACCCCCGCGGGCCGCCGTGCGCTGCCCGCCCGCCGGCGCCTGCTTCAGCGCCCACCTCGCCAACGTCTCGTACGCCGAGGCCCGCGGTGCCTGCGACCAGCGGCAGGGCGGCCTCGCTTGGGTCAGCGGCGAGCCCGAGCTGCgactgctgctggggctgctggcgGAGGCAGCGGTCCCCACGCCCGCGCTGTTCTGGGTCGGGCTGAAGAGGAACGCCTCCGCCTGCACCCACGAGGAGCAGCCGCTCCGCGGCTTCTCCTGGGAGGACGTTGGGGGTGGGACGGCCCCGCAGGAGGTGCCGGCGGCGCTCGGCCGGTGGGTGCAGGAACCCCTGCGGTCCTGCCTCACCGCCCGCTGCGCCGGGCTGCATCTGGCCCGGAATGGCCCCAGATGGGGCTGGAAGGAGCGGGTCTGCCAGCTGGAAAGCCCGGGCTACCTCTGCAGGTATCAGTACGAGGGTGCCTGCCCCGACCTCAGTCCCGCGGGCGCCCTCGACCTCGACTACCGCCTCCCCTTCGAGGAGCACAGCAGCGGCCCCGGCTTCAGCCCGCCGGGCACCGTACTGACGGTGGCTTGTCCCGGCGGGGAGGTGCGGTTCACCTGCCAGCCCGAGCCGGGCGGCTTCGCCTGGAAGGCGGCAGAGaagcccctctgcccctgccccttcGGCCGCAGGAGCCCCGACAGCGGGCGGTGCGCCGAGGCCGCCGGGTGCCGCGATGCCGCCGGCGGCGTCGCCTGTGCCTGCACACCGGACGGCCCGGGTGGCCCGGACGGGACTCCCTGCCCGGGCACGGGGCCGACCCCCACCGCTACAGGCGGCCCCGCGGAGCCGTCGGGTGCCAGGACGGAGGGGCGGCGTCCTTCCATCCCTGCACCCGGCGGTTCCGTGGAGCCTCCCGCCACCACCACGGCCGCCGCCGGCGGAGAGAAGACGGCTGCTCCGCcgccctcctcctcttccaacTACGTTTTCATCCTGGTGACAGTCGCGGTGGTGGTGCTGGTCATCCTGGTCATGACCGTCCTTGGGGTGTTCAAAATCTGCTTCAACAAGCAATCCGAGGGCCACGGGGACAAGGAGCCGCCGGAGGCCGGCAGCAAGGCGGAGGCAGGCTCAGCGGAGCCCAGCGGAGCAGCGGGCGGTGAATAGCCCCGGACGGCCGAGGCCGCGTCCCTCGGGGCTGCCCTGAGCGGCAGCTCCCACCTGGGCCAGAGCTTGGCTCCCCacgtccctgctgccccccgcCCTGCTGCCGGGGGGAGCCGAGGGAGAGGCGCCGCGGGACttggctgggcagggcttgcACATTATCAGGTGCAGGAGCGCGTAGCGACGTTCTTTTGAGGTGATTGAAGCCTTTGGACAGTCAGGAATTTTTGTCGGTCTGAAAAAGTTATTTAGGTGCTGACTTcagtaaaatataaatagatCAGCCTGGCTGACAGAGCGATTGCAGCTGCAACAATTGTGCATTTTTATCCTCTCAGAAACTCTTCGTTGGGTGCCTTACTTGGAGCAAGCATAAAGTGGACCACTTTGAGCACTTGCATCTTGTAATCTAGAATCTAGATTTGTAGATCTAGAATTGTAATCTTGTAATCTGGAAGTCACTCTTTGCCTGAGTGGTACTTGGAGGCTCTCATTTTCAATCTAATTGCTGGAACTTTTGGAGAGGTGAACTGCCATAATTTTGAATGAAACTGTGACCCATATGCTTTCGTACTGACCTTAAAAAGTGAAAGTGTATTTCTATACATAGAAAGTCACTAAACTGCTGAGGAAGTGAGAGGTTAATGGGGAGTCAGTTTTATACTTCAGCTGATGAAAATAATAAAGGATGATGTAAATCACTGCCCTGTTCATTACTTCATGCTCATTTTTATTGTAGCAGAGAATAAATTTTTCAGTTACAGTTTTTCTCCTAAGGTGTGTTGTTACAAAACTTGCTTTCTGTATGCAGTATGCGGCTCCCTTACAATCAGACATGGTGCTGACACACCACACTGTGAGAGGAATTAACGTGAGTCCAAATACATAATGCAAATCTCATTCTCTTTAGTCAGATATGTTGTTTTCCATGGAGTCCCTTGAGAGTAAGGAAAAATTCACCATTTGTGCCCTTTTCTAAATGAGGTAAACACTTCCTCTGTGATTTCCCTTGGGGTTTCCTGTAGAGGAGCTTTCATCCTGGCTGCAGAACTTGCTTTCTGTGCAGTTCGGAGTGCTGATGCTcacttattattattatggtGTTGGTTTTCAATTAAAGTTGTAATATTAAATATTGATTCAAGGTTTTCTGAGTGCAGTTATACACAACTAACTGGTCTCATCCAAGCCttttggggtgcagggagaatagggaaatattttcttcccttaagAGAACTTTAAACTTTGAAATGTCTCTTTAAAtatgcttgtttgtttgttttcctctcttgaGGGCTGACATTCTGACTACTGCTTTAATTTTGACACTTTCCTGTTGAGTGCGAAGAACTCTGTTTCAAAAAATAATGTGTGTTATTATTacctatttttctttcaagcaaAGACTTGATGATAAATATGGTGTAAATATCTGCTAAGGATAAAGAATTACTTAGTAGGAGTTTATTCTTTTTCCGTCTCTCTCCCTTTAATGATGGTAGGCACTGATATTTGTGAGCCATCAGACTGTCTATAAGCATAAATTCTCTTGTATCATACAGGAATTAAATCCAGCTAGGTGAGAATGCTACTCATTACAAGGTGACTCATAATCTGCATACTTTTCTAATCTGTTTATCTGACCTTTGTATTTCAGAAGGCAGGCATTTTTCAGCTTGGGCAGGAGGCTTGATTCTACATTCAGATGTGCACAGATTTGGAAAATGACTTAGCCATTAATGCCTTATTTCTTAATAACACTCCTGTTGCTGTCACTGtaagtaatttcttttatgGGGTGGTGTACATGGAGCTCTCTTCTTCTATCAGGGGCTGTATAAGCAAATAGCAACTAAGATGAATGAGAGCCTccctaaattatttttccaatattttaGCCTTTCCCATGTATCAAATAGCTGAACTCTTAATGGAACTGTCCAGGTGTGTTATTATAAGCTCTAGAAACTCTCTCATTCTCTGTTTCAGGAGTCTTACCAAGCACACAGTTAAGCGCTGAGTTAAGCACCTCACTACTTATTTTGGCATCTCTCAGTAGGTGACTCAGACTATTAAGTTAAAATACACAAGTTCATGCCCTTGCAAGCCATTCACCTGTCTCATTATTCCCATTtcatttattcccattttcctgtGAAATCATATTTTGATTTGAGAGTTCTTTTTCTCATACAATTCAGGATCAAGCATTAGACATTTGTCTAAAGGCCTACACAAGGGTTCTACTATATTCCCCCAGCTTTTAATTTGACTCATCTGAAACCAGACTACTTTGCATCTAAGGATGGGATCCATCTTAACATGTGTAAACATCTCTAACAGTTCACCTAGACTTTTTTACTCACCTAGACTCCCTTACTGTCTCTAGAGAGAAATATGTGCTTGCAATTAATCTCATTTTAGACTAGATGCTGAAAACAGGACCGATGAATTACAGTCTGAAAGTGCCATTTCTCTATATGCGCAGTAAAGAAGGCATATGGAGGCTACTCATATTTAAATGCCTGTAAAATACACCTTTAAGTCAGAAAAATCAGCTCACTTAAGTCATCAGCTGTGCAAGTCACTTTTCTAAAAGCAAGCTCATGGTGCCTTCTGTCTCTTCAAGGCATGGCTAAATGGTCATAATTTTATTATAGCTTTTATTGCTTTTACATGTTAGAGATTCTTATTTAGTATACTTGGGATTCTTTACCTTATTTTTGCGGTCAGTAGAATACAAAACAAATAGCATTTGAATTTGTTTGGAACCTGAGCAGGTTTGAAATGCATGAATTTCTCATTCTCTAATGGTTCAGACCAAAAAGAAGATGGTTTGGGAGAAAGGATAGAACATCTTTGCTTTCCACTCTTGATTAAATTGGGTCTTTAGTGAATAAGAAACAAACACATATCTGTCGTGCCCCCATTGGCTCATATCTCAACCATGATTCACTGGTCTGCAAGGCAGATTCAGAGCA
Encoded proteins:
- the CLEC14A gene encoding C-type lectin domain family 14 member A encodes the protein MAQDTNLTTLSNKLTRRARASRAHGPDTGPVTPVPELRLWASPPSGPFDSAAGTVLPAAGHPPAGLGKRFLAAPGPACPGPSNKRRMPRSAPAPDTFPPAGLGEGRGNGVGAGEGRRGRQTPAQAGSERHHSRRAPQPAAGMRRAGPWCLLLAAASALARTPPPPRAAVRCPPAGACFSAHLANVSYAEARGACDQRQGGLAWVSGEPELRLLLGLLAEAAVPTPALFWVGLKRNASACTHEEQPLRGFSWEDVGGGTAPQEVPAALGRWVQEPLRSCLTARCAGLHLARNGPRWGWKERVCQLESPGYLCRYQYEGACPDLSPAGALDLDYRLPFEEHSSGPGFSPPGTVLTVACPGGEVRFTCQPEPGGFAWKAAEKPLCPCPFGRRSPDSGRCAEAAGCRDAAGGVACACTPDGPGGPDGTPCPGTGPTPTATGGPAEPSGARTEGRRPSIPAPGGSVEPPATTTAAAGGEKTAAPPPSSSSNYVFILVTVAVVVLVILVMTVLGVFKICFNKQSEGHGDKEPPEAGSKAEAGSAEPSGAAGGE